In Desulfosudis oleivorans Hxd3, the DNA window TCTTCAGAAAGACCGCTTTCAATAATATATGGGATTAATAGTTCCATATTAACACCTTTAATTGTTTATACGTTACGCCTGAATCGAAATCGGGATCGCTATCGGAATCGAAACCAACAGCCCATTACCAATTCCGTACAACCGCTTCGAATACCCATGCGCCGGTGCGGCGGATCAGACAAACGCCCGAATCCGCTCATGGGCCGCCTTGAGCTTGGCCTGTTTTTCGGTCAGTTCGCCGGAGGTGGCCTTGACGGCGTCTACCACCGAAGCCGGGGCCTTTTCCAGAAACCCGCTGTTGGAAAGCTTTCTGGTCACCCCGTCCAGCTCCTTTTCCACCTTTGCCAGTTCTTTTTCAATGCGGGCCAGTTCTGCGGCAAAATCGATCACTCCTTCCAGCAGCACGTAGACCAACGCCTCTCCTACAACTGAAACGGCCGCGTGCCCGGGTTTTTCACCGGACGGGGCAATGGAAAAGGATGCCAGCCGGGCCAGGTTGATGATCATCTCCTGCTGCTCTTCCAGGTGCCGGTGGACCGTCTCATCCGCCACATGGACCACCACGTCCAGGTTTTTTGAAGGTGGAATGTTCATCTCGCCCCGCACGTTGCGAATGCCGGTGACCACGTCAATGACCAGGGCCATGCGGGATTCGGCATCGACATCAGATCCTGTGCCGCCGGCGCCGGAAAATGAGGCCTTCATGATCGACCCCTGGGTTCCGGGCAGGGCGTGCCATATCTCTTCGGTGACAAAAGGAATGATGGGATGCAGCAGGACAAGGGTGTCACGCAGCACGTGCCAGAGCACCTGTTTTGTCTTTTCCTTCTGTTCTTCCCCGTTTTTCCCGTAAAGATCGGGTTTGGCCGCCTCCAGGTACCAGTCGCACAGTTCGTGCCACACAAACTGGTAGAGGGCGCCGGCGGCATCGTTGAACCGGTAGGTGTCCAGGGCGTCGGCCGTGCTTTTTCGGGCGTTATCCAGCCGGGAAAGAATCCACCGGTCGGCCAGGCCGGCATTCGCGGGCGGCGGTTCCTCGTATCCCCGGTCCACGTGCATCATGGCAAACCGTGCCGCGTTCCAGAGCTTGTTGATAAAATGGCGATACCCCTCGATGCGGCTTTCGGAAAGCTTGATGTCCCGGCCCTGGGCCGCAAAGGCGGTAAGGGTGAACCGCAGGGCGTCGGCCCCGTACGTGTTGATGATGTCGATGGGGTCGATCACGTTGCCCGTGGACTTGCTCATCTTCTTGCCCTCTTCGTCGCGCACCAGGGCATGAATGTAGACATCGTGAAAGGGAATCTCCTTCATAAAGTGAAGCCCCATCATCAGCATGCGGGCCACCCAGAAAAAGAGAATGTCAAACCCGGTGACCAGCACGCTGGTGGGATAGAAAGTCTCCAGCAACCGGGTCCGGTCGGGCCAGCCCAGGGTGGAAAAGGGCCACAACGCCGAGCTGAACCAGGTGTCGAGCACGTCGCTCTCCTGGACCAGGTCGGTGCTGTTGCAGGCGGTGCAGGCGGTTGGCGTCTCTTCGGCCACGATCACCTCGCCGCAGGCCTGGCAGTACCAGGCCGGAATCTGGTGGCCCCACCATATCTGCCGGGAGACGCACCAGTCCCGAATGTTGTTCATCCACTCATAATAGGTCTTGGTCCAGGTGTCGGGCACAATACGGGTCCGGCCCTGCGCCACCGCCTCGATGGCTTTTTCGGCCAGGGGCTTTACGGCAACAAACCACTGTTTGGAGAGGTTGGGCTCAATCACGGTCTGGCACCGGTAGCAGGTGCCCACGCTGTGGGTGTAGTCTTCAACCTTTACCAGCAGTCCTTCGGCTTCTAATGCCGCCACCACGGCCTTGCGGCAGGCAAACCGCTCCAGGCCGGCAAACCGATCGCCTGCGGCTTCAGTCATAAACCCCCGGTCATCAATCACCTTGATGGTGTCCAGGCCGTGGACCCGGCCCAGTTCAAAGTCGTTGGGATCGTGGGCCGGCGTTACCTTGAGCGCCCCGGTACCAAAGGCGGTGTCCACGTACCGGTCCTCGATCACCGGAATGGTCCGGCCGGTAAGGGGCAGCAGCACCTTACGGCCCTTTGCGTGGGCATACCGTTCGTCATCCGGGTTTACCGCCACAGCGGTGTCGCCCAGCATGGTTTCCGGCCGGGTGGTGGCCACCACAAGCCCCTGGCTGCCGTCTTCAAAAGGGTAGTGAATATGGTAGAGGGCGCCCTGGCGCTCGTCATAGGTCACTTCAATATCGGCAATGGCGGTGTGGCACCGGGGGCACCAGTTGATCAGGTATTCACCCCGGTAGATCAGCCCTTCCCGGTGAAGGCGGACAAACACCTCGCGAACGGCCCTGGAGAGACCGTCATCCATGGTAAACCGCTCCCGGTCCCAGTCGCAGGAGGCCCCCAGCCGTTTGAGCTGGCGAATGATGGTGCCGCCGTACTCCTTGCGCCATGCCCACACCCGGTCGATAAACGCCTGCCGGCCAAGGGCGTGGCGGTCCGTGCCTTCGGCCATCAGCTTTTTTTCCACCACGTTCTGGGTGGCAATACCGGCATGATCGGTGCCCGGCACCCAGAGCACGTTGTCTCCGCACAGCCGCCGGTAGCGGCAGAGAATGTCCTGAAGGGTAATGTTCAGGGCATGGCCCATGTGCAGCATGCCCGTGACGTTGGGGGGTGGAATTACAATAGAGTAGCCGGGTCTGCCATGGCCCTCCTCGCTTGCGGCAAACAGTTTTTCCTTTTCCCAGAAGTCATACCACCGCTGCTCCACACCCTGGGCCACATATCCCTTGTCCAGTTCACTGCCGCTCATCTGTTTTGCTCCACATACTCAAAATAATAAGAGAACCCCGAAAAATTTTATTTCACCGCAGAGACGCAAAGCACGCAGAGAACAACAAGGGCATTGCGCGAAAAAAAATGGTCGCGTTGCCGCAAGGCAAAACACAATCCTCTGGGCTCTTTGCGCCTTTGCGGTGCAAAAAGAAACCCCGCTAAAACCAACACTGCGTTTTTTAGAACGGGCAGGCGCCCGTATGTGCCAATAAAAAGGGGATTATTCACTAATCCCCCTTTTTTTTCAATAATTTTTGAAGGCTGCAAAAATTTAAAAAAGCTTATTCATCGCCGGTCACCAGTTTCTTTAACCGATCAATCTCTTTTAAAATGGTCTTTTCCAGGACCTGCTCAATCATCTTTTCAAACTTCTCCGCATAGACCTCTTTGATAACCTTGGCCAGGGCCGCTTCAAGCTGCTGCTCGCTGAGAAGGTCACCGCCCGATTCCGAAATCTGGCGCCTTACGCTGTCGTGCCAGGCATGCATGGCATCAAAATTAAAATCCGTGGGCTTATCCACCTCGCGCCGGTTATGAACATGGACCGAGACCCTGGCGGCCCGCTGCAGCCGAATCTCTTCTTCTTCCGGCGAAACCGACCCCACTTCTGAAAAATCCAGGGCCGAATGAAGCGCATGATCCAGTGTTTTGTCAAACGCTCCGTTTTCCTCGACCGCGCTTTCCGGATTCGCCTCCTGAACACCGGTGTCTGAAATGTCGTCCAGCTCGACGGTATCGGTAAACTCAAGCATCATGTCGTCGTCCGGTCGCTCTCCGGCAGAAGCGGCCATCCCTGCTTCTACCTCATCCGTTTCAGCGGCTTCAGCCAGATCCAGGAACCCCGCGCTGGTTTCTTCCTCGCTAAGCACAATGGAGACCTCGGACACATCTTCCTCTCCGGCCACAGGCTCCAGCTCGGCGGTCAGGTCCAGAACATCCTCTTCTTCTTTGGCGGCCTCTGCCACCAGATCCAGAACATCCTCTTCAACAGCCCTCCCTCCAGATTGAGTGGAGGGTGCTGCCGCTGGTTCTTCAACTTCTTCTTCCTGAACCGGGGTTTCGGTTGCTTCAGCGGCTTTTTCGGTCAGGTCAAGTATCTCTTCTTCCTCGTCATCCACTGTATCTGTCAGCTGCACCAGTTCATCATCGTCTTCTTCGGCAACAGCACTCTCTGTCTCTTCGGTCAGATCCAGAACATCCTCGTCCGTGTCCTCCACCATCGATTCCGCCAGGCCAAGGATTTCCTCTTCTTCCGAGTCAGAGGTCTCTTCTACCAGGTCAAGCACCTCGTCCTCTTCTTCAGGCGTCTCTTCTGTAAGGTCCAGAATCTCTTCCCCCTCATCTTCACCTTCAGATTCCTCGGTCAAGTCCAGAATTTCGTCTTCCTCGTCTGGGGCTTCTTCGGTCAGATCCAGGACCTCGTCCTCTTCCTCTGCAGCTTCTTCCGTTAGATCAAGAACTTCGTCATCTTCTTTCGCCGCCTCTTCTGTCAGGTCAAGAATATCCTCGCCCTCTGCAGATTCTTCAGTCAGGTCCAGAATTTCGTCGTCTTCATCCCCGGCTTCCTCCGTCAAGTCCAAAACCGCGTCCTCTTCTTCAGAAAACTCTTCGGTCAGATCGAGGATTTCGTCATCCTCTCCGGCATTTTCGCCGGCAGGTTCGGTCAGGTCCAGGATGTCGTCTTCATCCTCCACTCCGCCCAGCCCCAGTGTACCTTCGTTTACATCATCTTCTTCCACGGCCTCGGTCAGGTCAAACACCTCTTCATCATCTTCGGCCATGATATCATCAATGTCCACGGTCTCTTCGCCGTTGCCCATGTCCATCATCACGGTTTCGGTCAGCTTGAGAAGCTCTTCGTCTTCATCCGCCTCTACTGTCAGGTTGAGCGCGTCTTCCTTGTTGACGTCGTAATCGTCCATGCCGCTTGTTTCAGTCAGCTCCAGCAGGTCTTCGTCATCCACGTCCCCATCCGTGTCGAATGCGTCTTCATCAACATCATCATCCGCGTCGTCGGTCAGATCCAGTATTTCGTCATGATCCGATCCGTCATCCACAATATCGGCCAGGTCCACGGTCTCCCCGTCATCCTCTTCGGACGCCACCACAATCGTCTCCTCGGTCAGTTCCAGAATCTCCTGGTCATCGTCGGTTTCGTCAAAAAAGTCCGGGATCTTCGGACTGGCCTGTTTTTTCGAAGCCTGCGCCCCCTTTTTTTTCTGATTTGCCTTTCCCGAAGGCCGGCCTGATTGTTTGCTTTTGCTCATGTCCCCTCTCATGCGGGTGCAAAAATCGTGCTGATTGAAAAGGTCTGATTTTTCTGGATACACTTACCAGTTCAGTGACTTTGTGTCAAGGTATTTGAGCCCTTGCGCCCACATTGCGACAGTGGTAAATCGTTGTCGCGGGGCGTAATTGAAAAGCATGATTCGGCCTGATACAATGCACATCACCATCCTTGACAGAGGAGCGCATGAGACGATTCTTTATTGACGCGGCCGCGGCCGCGGGTGCCATCTGCCCCATCACGGGGCCGGACGCCAACCACATCAAAAACGTGCTTCGCATGAAGCCCGGCGACGCAATATGGCTGTTTAACGGCGCGGGTATGGAATTCAAAGGCGTCATTCACTCCGTTGACAGCGAGGCTGTCACGGTGGAAATCACCGGTGCCTTTTCCTGTGCCACGGAATCCCCGATCCGCCTGACCCTGGCCCAGGCCTTTCTCAAGGACAAAAAGATGGACGCCCTGGTGCGCCAGGCCACAGAATTGGGCGTCACGCGATGGATACCGGTGTTTACACAGCGGACCATTCCCCGGCCCGATGCCAGGCGGGTGTCATCAAGAATGGAACGGTGGCAGGCCATTGCCGCCGAATCCCTGAAGCAGTGCGGAAGAGGACGGCTTCCGGAAATTGAGCCGCCGATCCTGTTTGAGGACCTGCTCTCCCGGAGTGATGACTGGTCTTTGAAAATCATTTTTGCCGACGCTAAGGCACCGGGACTGAACGACACGCTACCCTCTCAGGAGGCTACCGTCCGCCGGGTGCTGGTGATGATCGGGCCGGAAGGCGGGTTTACGCCTGAGGAAATCGACCGCGCGATAAAAAAGGGGTTTATCGCCGCAAGCCTTGGCCCCCGCATCCTGAAGGCCGACACCGCCACTGTTGGAGCCTGCGCTATTGTGCAGCACCTGCTGGGCGACATGTAGCCCGAAGCCGCTCTTTTCTTTCCCGGTTGGAATTGTTCTGTATGCTTTCGTAAAAACATGGCCTCTCCATAATATATTTTGTTTTGCGGGAAAAATTGTGGTATAAAAATGTTAAACAACATTTAAAAGCTCTAATCATTCAATTCATGCTAAAGCCAAACTCCGGGCGACCGGAGGACGGAAAGCAACGGGTCTTAATATAAAGACAGCCGGGCTGCCATGAAGATAAGGTATTTCAAGCCGGGCTGTCTCTGAAACCAGGACAGTCCGGCTTTTTATTTTAGCGGATAAAGGGGAAGGAGGGTGAGATGAAAACCAAAAACCAGTTTTACCTGATTTTGTCCCTGGCCATGGTGGTGATCTTCTGGCCGATAGCCGCTTTCCCGGCAGCCCCCTTTCCGGTGCCCGATACCGGCCAGGCCACCTGCTATGACGCGGATGGCAATGTGCTTGATCCCTGCCCCGCAGAGGGTGAAAATTTTTACGGCCAGGATGCACAATACACCATCAACCCACCATCCTATATCAAACTGAATGCAAGCGGGCAGGCACTGGACGATGACGCCACCGACTGGGTTATGGTAAAAGACAGTCTGACCGGCCTGATCTGGGAAGTAAAAACCGATGACGGAGATATTCATGACAAGGACAATAGATATAACCTTGCGGCCGCTCTTTCTTTTATCGCCCAGCTAAATACCGACCAGTTCGGCGGATATACTGACTGGCGTCTGCCGACAAGGTTGGAACTGACTTATATTGTGGATTACAGTTACTGCGATCCCGCCATTGATATCAATTATTTCCCGTTCACCACTTATGATTTCGACTGGTCATCGACGCCAAGACCCAATGACGAAACAACCCCTTCATGGCAGGTCGAATTTTTCTATGGCCATGACTCTTTTGCTTCTCCTGCAAACACCGTAAGCGTACGTGCTGTTCGCGGAGAAGCGATTGGGTCGGCCAGCCTGGTTGACAACGAGGACGGTACGATCACGGATGAAAGTACCGGCCTGATGTGGAACAAGTTTACTGCCGATTTGAACGATGACACGGTTATTGATACAAATGACAAAATGGACTGGCGGGAGGCGCTGGCCTGGTGCGAAAGCCTGGATCTGGCCGGCCATTCCGACTGGCGTCTGCCGACCATCAAGGAATTGAAATCGATAGTTGACTCCGGCACTGACGCACCGGCCTTTGATACAACCTTCTTCCCGGATACGGTGCCGGACAATTTCTACTGGTCATCGACAACCTATGCCTCTTCCAAGGATGTCGCATGGGGCATTTTGTCTATGTCTGGCTGGAGCCGCTGGTTTGACAAATCCAGTTCATATTATGTACGCGCAGTCCGTGACGGGCAGGACGAAAACATCCCGCCCACGGCCGATGCCGGAGAAGACCGTGCTGTCATGGAAGGCACCGTGGCGGCGCTGGACGGTTCCGGCTCCTTTGATCCGGATGACGGTATTGAGACATACGCATGGGAGCAGACCGGTGGTTCGGCGGTGACCCTGTCCGATGAAACCGCCGCCCAGCCGACCTTTACGGTTCCCGCCGGCATTCTCGGGCAGACCCTGACCTTTGCGCTGACGGTCACCGATTATGCCGGGGCAAGCGATACGGACAGCGTCACCCTGACCGTGACGGAGTTTGCCTGCATCACGCTGCCGGACAAGCCGTTACTGATCTCTCCGTCCGACGGCGCCGTCAATGTCAGCCTGACCCCGACGTTGCAGGCCGACGCATACAACGATCCGGGCGCGTGCAGCACCCATTTTAAAACCCGCTGGCAGATCAGCGACCAGGCCGATTTCTCCGGCCTGACCTATAACGCCAACACCTTTGGTGCTGCCCTGACCTCCCACCAGGTAACCAAAATGGTGCTGGAACCCGCTACCACCTACTACTGGCGGGTCAGGTACTGGGGCGACCACGGCCTGAAATCGGAGTGGTCCGACGTGTGGACCTTTACCACCGCATCGGACAACCGGGACGCCAACGGCAATGGTGTGCCGGATGACCAGGAGTCTTCCCCGAATACCGATATCAACGACAACGGCACACCCGATTCGGAAGAGACCAGCCTCAGGGCGTTATTGACGGCGGACGGGACCGCCGATATCGGCCTGGAGTTTGGCAAGGATATTCTGGCCATTGCCGTTGAAGCCATGAGTGAAACCGAAATCAGCGGAGACCTGTCCGGCGACTTTCCTTACGGCCTGATCGGCTTCAGGGTGAACACCGCCACACTCGGCGCAACCGTCAACTTTACAGTTTATATGGCGGACAGGGCACCGGACAGCGCCTTCTGGTATAAGTATGACAATGTCAATGGCTGGTATGACTTTACCGGGCAGGTGACCTTCAGCGCCAACCGGAAATCCCTGTCATTTACCCTGACGGACGGCGGTACCGGAGACGCGGACGGGGTGGTTAACGGTGTCATTGTTGATCCCGCCGGCCTGGTTGTGGAAACGGTCGTGCCCTCCGGCGGGGGCTCCGGATCGGGCTGTTTTGTTGAAACAGTAACCGGGTTTTAAAAAGAATGGCGATATATCAGAGATTCGGCTTAAAACCTCTTGACAAACCCGGATTGTTCTCTAAAATGCACCTAATCGTGCCGAGGTAGCTCAGTCGGTAGAGCAGGGGACTGAAAATCCCTGTGTCGGCAGTTCAATTCTGTCCCTCGGCACCACCACAAAAGGGTCGCGGCTTTTGCCCGGCCCTTTTGCTTTTGGCAAAGTTCATATCCCCATCAGGGCCAGTATGCGATCCACGTCAACATGGTGTTTCACGTGCCCGGCCAGCAGGTCGTAGTTGCGCTGCCGGACCTGGTCATAATCCTCCCGCAAAGCAGATGGATCAAAAAGGATATGACCGGCTTTTGCCAGGGCTGCCAGAAACCGGCCGCGAAACACCCCGGAATCAAACAGGCCGTGAAGGTAGGTGCCCATTACCCGGCCATCCGCGGAAACGGCCCCGTCCGGCTCATGATCAAAATTAATAAACGGCAGGGCCTGCTCCCCCATCCGGGTATGGCCCATGTGAATTTCGTAGCCGTGGACTTGGGCGCCGAAAAGCCGGTCCCGGCCCGAAGACAGGCGCACCTGCTTGACCGCTTCGATGCGGGTTGCGATATCCAGCAGGCCAAACCCTGTAGCGTGAGGGGACGCGCCCTCCACCCCTTCCGGGTCCTCAATGGTCCGGCCCAGCATCTGGTAGCCCCCGCACAGGCCGACCACCCTTCCCTGCCCTGCTTCCAGGTAACGGGCAAGGACATGGGGCCATCCCTGTTCATGCAGAACCGTCATGTCGGCGATCACGCTCTTGCTGCCCGGCAGGATCACGGCCTGGTATGGTTCCAGATCCACCGGAGACGACAACCA includes these proteins:
- a CDS encoding valine--tRNA ligase; this translates as MSGSELDKGYVAQGVEQRWYDFWEKEKLFAASEEGHGRPGYSIVIPPPNVTGMLHMGHALNITLQDILCRYRRLCGDNVLWVPGTDHAGIATQNVVEKKLMAEGTDRHALGRQAFIDRVWAWRKEYGGTIIRQLKRLGASCDWDRERFTMDDGLSRAVREVFVRLHREGLIYRGEYLINWCPRCHTAIADIEVTYDERQGALYHIHYPFEDGSQGLVVATTRPETMLGDTAVAVNPDDERYAHAKGRKVLLPLTGRTIPVIEDRYVDTAFGTGALKVTPAHDPNDFELGRVHGLDTIKVIDDRGFMTEAAGDRFAGLERFACRKAVVAALEAEGLLVKVEDYTHSVGTCYRCQTVIEPNLSKQWFVAVKPLAEKAIEAVAQGRTRIVPDTWTKTYYEWMNNIRDWCVSRQIWWGHQIPAWYCQACGEVIVAEETPTACTACNSTDLVQESDVLDTWFSSALWPFSTLGWPDRTRLLETFYPTSVLVTGFDILFFWVARMLMMGLHFMKEIPFHDVYIHALVRDEEGKKMSKSTGNVIDPIDIINTYGADALRFTLTAFAAQGRDIKLSESRIEGYRHFINKLWNAARFAMMHVDRGYEEPPPANAGLADRWILSRLDNARKSTADALDTYRFNDAAGALYQFVWHELCDWYLEAAKPDLYGKNGEEQKEKTKQVLWHVLRDTLVLLHPIIPFVTEEIWHALPGTQGSIMKASFSGAGGTGSDVDAESRMALVIDVVTGIRNVRGEMNIPPSKNLDVVVHVADETVHRHLEEQQEMIINLARLASFSIAPSGEKPGHAAVSVVGEALVYVLLEGVIDFAAELARIEKELAKVEKELDGVTRKLSNSGFLEKAPASVVDAVKATSGELTEKQAKLKAAHERIRAFV
- a CDS encoding midas domain-containing protein; amino-acid sequence: MSKSKQSGRPSGKANQKKKGAQASKKQASPKIPDFFDETDDDQEILELTEETIVVASEEDDGETVDLADIVDDGSDHDEILDLTDDADDDVDEDAFDTDGDVDDEDLLELTETSGMDDYDVNKEDALNLTVEADEDEELLKLTETVMMDMGNGEETVDIDDIMAEDDEEVFDLTEAVEEDDVNEGTLGLGGVEDEDDILDLTEPAGENAGEDDEILDLTEEFSEEEDAVLDLTEEAGDEDDEILDLTEESAEGEDILDLTEEAAKEDDEVLDLTEEAAEEEDEVLDLTEEAPDEEDEILDLTEESEGEDEGEEILDLTEETPEEEDEVLDLVEETSDSEEEEILGLAESMVEDTDEDVLDLTEETESAVAEEDDDELVQLTDTVDDEEEEILDLTEKAAEATETPVQEEEVEEPAAAPSTQSGGRAVEEDVLDLVAEAAKEEEDVLDLTAELEPVAGEEDVSEVSIVLSEEETSAGFLDLAEAAETDEVEAGMAASAGERPDDDMMLEFTDTVELDDISDTGVQEANPESAVEENGAFDKTLDHALHSALDFSEVGSVSPEEEEIRLQRAARVSVHVHNRREVDKPTDFNFDAMHAWHDSVRRQISESGGDLLSEQQLEAALAKVIKEVYAEKFEKMIEQVLEKTILKEIDRLKKLVTGDE
- a CDS encoding 16S rRNA (uracil(1498)-N(3))-methyltransferase — protein: MRRFFIDAAAAAGAICPITGPDANHIKNVLRMKPGDAIWLFNGAGMEFKGVIHSVDSEAVTVEITGAFSCATESPIRLTLAQAFLKDKKMDALVRQATELGVTRWIPVFTQRTIPRPDARRVSSRMERWQAIAAESLKQCGRGRLPEIEPPILFEDLLSRSDDWSLKIIFADAKAPGLNDTLPSQEATVRRVLVMIGPEGGFTPEEIDRAIKKGFIAASLGPRILKADTATVGACAIVQHLLGDM
- a CDS encoding Lcl C-terminal domain-containing protein — protein: MKTKNQFYLILSLAMVVIFWPIAAFPAAPFPVPDTGQATCYDADGNVLDPCPAEGENFYGQDAQYTINPPSYIKLNASGQALDDDATDWVMVKDSLTGLIWEVKTDDGDIHDKDNRYNLAAALSFIAQLNTDQFGGYTDWRLPTRLELTYIVDYSYCDPAIDINYFPFTTYDFDWSSTPRPNDETTPSWQVEFFYGHDSFASPANTVSVRAVRGEAIGSASLVDNEDGTITDESTGLMWNKFTADLNDDTVIDTNDKMDWREALAWCESLDLAGHSDWRLPTIKELKSIVDSGTDAPAFDTTFFPDTVPDNFYWSSTTYASSKDVAWGILSMSGWSRWFDKSSSYYVRAVRDGQDENIPPTADAGEDRAVMEGTVAALDGSGSFDPDDGIETYAWEQTGGSAVTLSDETAAQPTFTVPAGILGQTLTFALTVTDYAGASDTDSVTLTVTEFACITLPDKPLLISPSDGAVNVSLTPTLQADAYNDPGACSTHFKTRWQISDQADFSGLTYNANTFGAALTSHQVTKMVLEPATTYYWRVRYWGDHGLKSEWSDVWTFTTASDNRDANGNGVPDDQESSPNTDINDNGTPDSEETSLRALLTADGTADIGLEFGKDILAIAVEAMSETEISGDLSGDFPYGLIGFRVNTATLGATVNFTVYMADRAPDSAFWYKYDNVNGWYDFTGQVTFSANRKSLSFTLTDGGTGDADGVVNGVIVDPAGLVVETVVPSGGGSGSGCFVETVTGF